A genomic stretch from Setaria viridis chromosome 1, Setaria_viridis_v4.0, whole genome shotgun sequence includes:
- the LOC117861865 gene encoding formin-like protein 10 isoform X1 — MRSIRFVLLLVATATLIKPSGGVEAEEEDWERFLLQWRQHTSLPLPLLNGDLVDKIWSICIRDMVGAEEILGNVLSFASDELLSHSSENVLKTVLFLELLALLSHEKLSTTCDCIRANCFGLGIPQELSIALGTYLESHKPFLDSNFYSRRHLADKSIGDAPSMAPAFVPSMSSGDEVQFPQSVTETPSTPSNSLNIEPPNQPHHHKPAHKGVTPPFSPLEKHKDYVKLVLIAVLPTAAVSFVAAFLIFYCCGCNKSKVSVGEQRDDHPLLHMQLANVPGSSPDAHCPASPHHKDDKRVGSSKAGVSMGQCFSCCFIGSSDTTPTSQVIGGTLENNATSDAPKPMPPPPPPPPLPPPIKKAPPPPPGPPKGSKARLAQLSPVESSRSEGSSAGEQTSESSEAEVNAPRPKLRPFYWDKVLANPDQSMAWHDIKFGSFHVNEDMIEELFGYSAGKRNSLKDKELPSMDPAAQNISLLNVKKSCNLGVVFKAMNVRVQEIHDALIEGNELPRVLLETILRMKPTDEEEQKLRLYNRDFLQLGLAEQVMKALIDIPFAFKRINALLFMSSLQEDASSLGDSFLQLEAACGELKHRLFLKLLEAVLKTGNRLNDGTFRGGANAFKLDTLLKLSDVKGADGKTTLLHFVVQEIIRSEGVREARSAMESGRSPSSTSDDNSNGSLEVEEDGDYYSHRGLKIVSGLSTEMDNVKRVAALDAEALSASVVNLRHELLKSKEFLSEIAMIEEKSGFRRSLECFVEYADNETNFLMKEEKRLRSLVKKTIRYFHGNDSKDDDFRLFVIVRDFLVMLDKACKEVGASQKKGTNKLRNNGNPTSQPTLQEQQFPAVIDDHSDNSDSND; from the exons ATGAGGAGCATAAGATTTGTGTTGCTACTCGTGGCGACTGCCACGTTGATCAAGCCATCTGGAGGAgtagaggcagaggaggaggactgGGAGCGTTTCTTGCTGCAGTGGAGGCAGCATACTTCTCTTCCATTGCCGCTTCTGAATGGGGATCTG GTTGACAAAATATGGTCAATTTGCATAAGGGACATGGTTGGTGCAGAGGAAATATTGGGCAATGTACTGTCATTTGCTTCAGATGAACTGTTGAGTCATTCATCAGAGAATGTTTTGAAGACTGTGTTGTTTCTGGAGCTTCTAGCTCTTCTTTCCCATGAAAAGTTATCTACTACCTGTGATTGTATCCGTGCAAACTGCTTCGGCTTGGGAATTCCACAAGAACTCAGCATTGCATTGGGCACCTATCTTGAGAGCCACAAGCCATTCCTTGATTCAAACTTCTATTCGAGACGGCATTTGGCTGATAAATCAATTGGAGATGCTCCTTCCATGGCTCCAGCTTTTGTGCCATCCATGTCCTCCGGTGATGAAGTTCAGTTTCCCCAATCTGTTACAGAAACACCATCTACGCCTTCTAACTCTCTCAACATTGAACCTCCCAACCAACCTCATCACCATAAACCTGCACATAAAGGAGTGACTCCTCCATTTTCACCGTTGGAGAAGCATAAAGACTATGTTAAGTTAGTCTTGATTGCAGTTCTCCCGACAGCAGCAGTCTCATTCGTTGCTGCATTTCTAATTTTCTACTGCTGTGGATGCAACAAAAGCAAGGTCTCTGTCGGTGAGCAACGAGATGACCATCCTCTTCTTCACATGCAGTTGGCTAATGTGCCTG GTTCATCACCTGATGCTCATTGTCCTGCCAGTCCACATCACAAGGATGATAAAAGGGTTGGGTCTTCTAAGGCTGGAGTCAGCATGGGTCAGTGCTTTTCATGCTGTTTTATAGGATCATCAGACACCACACCAACTTCACAAGTGATTGGAGGAACACTAGAGAACAACGCCACAAGTGATGCTCCTAAACCAatgccaccgcctccgccacctccaccttTGCCACCTCCTATCAAGaaggctcctcctcccccacctgGACCCCCCAAAGGTTCAAAAGCAAGGCTTGCTCAGCTGTCACCTGTTGAGTCAAGTCGTTCTGAAGGATCATCTGCAGGCGAGCAGACCAGCGAATCATCTGAAGCCGAAGTTAATGCCCCAAGACCCAAACTTCGACCTTTCTATTGGGACAAAGTTCTTGCTAATCCTGATCAATCAATGGCATGGCATGATATCAAATTCGGTTCTTTTCA TGTGAATGAAGACATGATAGAGGAATTGTTTGGTTATAGCGCTGGCAAAAGAAATAGCCTCAAGGACAAGGAACTTCCCTCCATGGATCCTGCTGCTCAGAACATTTCTCTTCTCAATGTTAAGAAATCATGCAACCTGGGAGTTGTTTTTAAGGCAATGAATGTCAGGGTACAAGAGATTCATGATGCTCTCATTGAAG GGAATGAACTTCCTAGGGTGCTTCTTGAGACAATCTTGAGAATGAAGCCAACTGATGAGGAAGAGCAGAAGCTCAGGCTCTATAACAGGGATTTCTTGCAACTAGGCCTTGCAGAGCAAGTGATGAAGGCACTAATTGATATACCTTTTGCTTTCAAAAGGATCAATGCTTTGCTTTTCATGTCCTCCTTACAAGAAGATGCTTCAAGTCTCGGGGATTCATTCCTCCAGTTGGAG GCTGCTTGTGGGGAATTAAAGCATCGGCTTTTTCTAAAGTTACTAGAAGCTGTTCTCAAAACCGGAAACCGTTTGAATGATGGGACTTTCCGTGGTGGTGCTAATGCGTTCAAACTTGACACCCTTCTGAAATTATCAGATGTCAAGGGCGCTGATGGAAAGACAACATTGCTTCACTTTGTTGTTCAAGAGATCATCCGGTCTGAAGGTGTCCGTGAAGCAAGGTCGGCCATGGAAAGTGGAAGAAGTCCATCGAGTACATCAGATGACAATTCCAATGGATCTCTTGAAGTTGAAGAAGATGGTGATTACTACTCCCACCGTGGCCTTAAGATTGTTTCAGGACTCAGTACTGAGATGGACAATGTCAAGAGGGTAGCTGCACTAGATGCTGAAGCTTTGTCTGCCAGTGTGGTGAACCTTAGACATGAGTTGCTGAAATCAAAGGAGTTCCTGAGTGAAATTGCAATGATAGAAGAAAAAAGTGGATTCCGCCGCTCATTGGAATGCTTTGTGGAATATGCAGATAATGAGACAAATTTTTTGATGAAAGAAGAGAAGAGATTGAGATCACTAGTGAAGAAAACAATCCGATATTTCCATGGAAATGACTCTAAAGATGACGATTTTCGGTTGTTCGTGATCGTAAGAGATTTCTTGGTGATGCTAGATAAGGCATGCAAGGAAGTTGGAGCATCACAGAAGAAGGGTACAAATAAATTACGAAACAATGGCAACCCTACATCCCAGCCAACCCTACAGGAGCAACAGTTCCCTGCTGTTATAGATGACCATTCTGATAATTCAGACTCTAACGACTGA
- the LOC117861865 gene encoding formin-like protein 10 isoform X2 — MGIWLVRGWMQVDKIWSICIRDMVGAEEILGNVLSFASDELLSHSSENVLKTVLFLELLALLSHEKLSTTCDCIRANCFGLGIPQELSIALGTYLESHKPFLDSNFYSRRHLADKSIGDAPSMAPAFVPSMSSGDEVQFPQSVTETPSTPSNSLNIEPPNQPHHHKPAHKGVTPPFSPLEKHKDYVKLVLIAVLPTAAVSFVAAFLIFYCCGCNKSKVSVGEQRDDHPLLHMQLANVPGSSPDAHCPASPHHKDDKRVGSSKAGVSMGQCFSCCFIGSSDTTPTSQVIGGTLENNATSDAPKPMPPPPPPPPLPPPIKKAPPPPPGPPKGSKARLAQLSPVESSRSEGSSAGEQTSESSEAEVNAPRPKLRPFYWDKVLANPDQSMAWHDIKFGSFHVNEDMIEELFGYSAGKRNSLKDKELPSMDPAAQNISLLNVKKSCNLGVVFKAMNVRVQEIHDALIEGNELPRVLLETILRMKPTDEEEQKLRLYNRDFLQLGLAEQVMKALIDIPFAFKRINALLFMSSLQEDASSLGDSFLQLEAACGELKHRLFLKLLEAVLKTGNRLNDGTFRGGANAFKLDTLLKLSDVKGADGKTTLLHFVVQEIIRSEGVREARSAMESGRSPSSTSDDNSNGSLEVEEDGDYYSHRGLKIVSGLSTEMDNVKRVAALDAEALSASVVNLRHELLKSKEFLSEIAMIEEKSGFRRSLECFVEYADNETNFLMKEEKRLRSLVKKTIRYFHGNDSKDDDFRLFVIVRDFLVMLDKACKEVGASQKKGTNKLRNNGNPTSQPTLQEQQFPAVIDDHSDNSDSND; from the exons ATGGGGATCTG GCTGGTTCGTGGCTGGATGCAGGTTGACAAAATATGGTCAATTTGCATAAGGGACATGGTTGGTGCAGAGGAAATATTGGGCAATGTACTGTCATTTGCTTCAGATGAACTGTTGAGTCATTCATCAGAGAATGTTTTGAAGACTGTGTTGTTTCTGGAGCTTCTAGCTCTTCTTTCCCATGAAAAGTTATCTACTACCTGTGATTGTATCCGTGCAAACTGCTTCGGCTTGGGAATTCCACAAGAACTCAGCATTGCATTGGGCACCTATCTTGAGAGCCACAAGCCATTCCTTGATTCAAACTTCTATTCGAGACGGCATTTGGCTGATAAATCAATTGGAGATGCTCCTTCCATGGCTCCAGCTTTTGTGCCATCCATGTCCTCCGGTGATGAAGTTCAGTTTCCCCAATCTGTTACAGAAACACCATCTACGCCTTCTAACTCTCTCAACATTGAACCTCCCAACCAACCTCATCACCATAAACCTGCACATAAAGGAGTGACTCCTCCATTTTCACCGTTGGAGAAGCATAAAGACTATGTTAAGTTAGTCTTGATTGCAGTTCTCCCGACAGCAGCAGTCTCATTCGTTGCTGCATTTCTAATTTTCTACTGCTGTGGATGCAACAAAAGCAAGGTCTCTGTCGGTGAGCAACGAGATGACCATCCTCTTCTTCACATGCAGTTGGCTAATGTGCCTG GTTCATCACCTGATGCTCATTGTCCTGCCAGTCCACATCACAAGGATGATAAAAGGGTTGGGTCTTCTAAGGCTGGAGTCAGCATGGGTCAGTGCTTTTCATGCTGTTTTATAGGATCATCAGACACCACACCAACTTCACAAGTGATTGGAGGAACACTAGAGAACAACGCCACAAGTGATGCTCCTAAACCAatgccaccgcctccgccacctccaccttTGCCACCTCCTATCAAGaaggctcctcctcccccacctgGACCCCCCAAAGGTTCAAAAGCAAGGCTTGCTCAGCTGTCACCTGTTGAGTCAAGTCGTTCTGAAGGATCATCTGCAGGCGAGCAGACCAGCGAATCATCTGAAGCCGAAGTTAATGCCCCAAGACCCAAACTTCGACCTTTCTATTGGGACAAAGTTCTTGCTAATCCTGATCAATCAATGGCATGGCATGATATCAAATTCGGTTCTTTTCA TGTGAATGAAGACATGATAGAGGAATTGTTTGGTTATAGCGCTGGCAAAAGAAATAGCCTCAAGGACAAGGAACTTCCCTCCATGGATCCTGCTGCTCAGAACATTTCTCTTCTCAATGTTAAGAAATCATGCAACCTGGGAGTTGTTTTTAAGGCAATGAATGTCAGGGTACAAGAGATTCATGATGCTCTCATTGAAG GGAATGAACTTCCTAGGGTGCTTCTTGAGACAATCTTGAGAATGAAGCCAACTGATGAGGAAGAGCAGAAGCTCAGGCTCTATAACAGGGATTTCTTGCAACTAGGCCTTGCAGAGCAAGTGATGAAGGCACTAATTGATATACCTTTTGCTTTCAAAAGGATCAATGCTTTGCTTTTCATGTCCTCCTTACAAGAAGATGCTTCAAGTCTCGGGGATTCATTCCTCCAGTTGGAG GCTGCTTGTGGGGAATTAAAGCATCGGCTTTTTCTAAAGTTACTAGAAGCTGTTCTCAAAACCGGAAACCGTTTGAATGATGGGACTTTCCGTGGTGGTGCTAATGCGTTCAAACTTGACACCCTTCTGAAATTATCAGATGTCAAGGGCGCTGATGGAAAGACAACATTGCTTCACTTTGTTGTTCAAGAGATCATCCGGTCTGAAGGTGTCCGTGAAGCAAGGTCGGCCATGGAAAGTGGAAGAAGTCCATCGAGTACATCAGATGACAATTCCAATGGATCTCTTGAAGTTGAAGAAGATGGTGATTACTACTCCCACCGTGGCCTTAAGATTGTTTCAGGACTCAGTACTGAGATGGACAATGTCAAGAGGGTAGCTGCACTAGATGCTGAAGCTTTGTCTGCCAGTGTGGTGAACCTTAGACATGAGTTGCTGAAATCAAAGGAGTTCCTGAGTGAAATTGCAATGATAGAAGAAAAAAGTGGATTCCGCCGCTCATTGGAATGCTTTGTGGAATATGCAGATAATGAGACAAATTTTTTGATGAAAGAAGAGAAGAGATTGAGATCACTAGTGAAGAAAACAATCCGATATTTCCATGGAAATGACTCTAAAGATGACGATTTTCGGTTGTTCGTGATCGTAAGAGATTTCTTGGTGATGCTAGATAAGGCATGCAAGGAAGTTGGAGCATCACAGAAGAAGGGTACAAATAAATTACGAAACAATGGCAACCCTACATCCCAGCCAACCCTACAGGAGCAACAGTTCCCTGCTGTTATAGATGACCATTCTGATAATTCAGACTCTAACGACTGA
- the LOC117858599 gene encoding CBL-interacting protein kinase 26 → MDERRNILMDRYEIGRQLGQGNFAKVYYARNLTSGQAVAIKIIDKDKVTRVGLIVQIKREISIMRLVRHPNVLQLFEVMASKSKIYFVLEYAKGGELFNKISKGKFSEDVARRYFHQLISAVEYCHSRGVYHRDLKPENLLLDDNDNLKVSDFGLSALAESKRQDGLLHTTCGTPAYVAPEVLSRRGYDGSKADIWSCGVILFVLVAGYLPFHDPNLIELYRKISKAEYRCPRSFSVELKDLLFRMLDPDPSTRIPISRIKRSTWYRKPFELNPPKVKHDTARDKVCNGEATTSNSRECSNSEENQVLQNLPNMNAFDIISLSTGFDLSNLFEEKYGRKEERFTTRQPAETVFAKLHELAERLKLKIKKKDNGVLKLAAPKEGIKGFLELDAEIFELAPSFLLVELKKTNGDTIEYKKLVKDEIRPALKDMVWAWQSDRHQQQEQIMQGEQQQSPLPPGPPQQ, encoded by the coding sequence ATGGACGAGAGGAGAAATATTTTGATGGACCGTTATGAAATTGGGAGGCAGTTAGGACAAGGAAACTTTGCCAAGGTATATTATGCTCGAAACCTAACTAGCGGGCAGGCTGTTGCAATAAAGATAATTGATAAGGACAAGGTCACGAGGGTTGGGCTGATAGTGCAGATAAAGAGGGAGATTTCAATAATGAGACTGGTAAGACATCCAAATGTTCTGCAACTTTTTGAAGTAATGGCTAGCAAGAGCAAGATTTACTTCGTTTTGGAGTATGCTAAAGGTGGTGAGCTGTTCAACAAAATATCCAAGGGAAAGTTCAGTGAGGATGTTGCTAGGAGGTATTTCCACCAATTGATCAGTGCGGTGGAGTACTGCCACAGCCGAGGTGTTTACCATCGTGATCTGAAGCCAGAAAACCTACTCCTAGATGATAATGACAACCTAAAAGTCTCAGATTTCGGTCTAAGTGCCTTAGCTGAATCCAAGCGACAAGATGGCCTCCTCCATACCACTTGTGGAACTCCAGCTTACGTTGCTCCTGAAGTGCTTAGTAGGAGAGGCTACGATGGCTCAAAGGCTGACATATGGTCTTGTGGAGTAATTCTTTTTGTGCTTGTGGCTGGTTACCTTCCGTTCCATGACCCAAATCTTATTGAGCTGTATAGGAAGATTTCGAAAGCAGAGTACAGATGCCCTCGTTCCTTTTCTGTTGAACTGAAGGACCTGCTTTTTAGAATGCTTGATCCAGATCCAAGTACTAGAATACCTATTTCAAGGATAAAGAGAAGCACTTGGTACAGGAAACCCTTTGAGTTAAACCCTCCAAAGGTGAAGCACGACACAGCAAGAGACAAGGTGTGTAATGGTGAAGCCACAACCTCTAACTCAAGAGAATGCAGTAATTCGGAGGAAAATCAAGTGTTACAAAACCTCCCTAACATGAATGCATTTGATATCATTTCCCTTTCGACTGGATTTGACCTGTCCAATTTATTTGAAGAAAAATATGGCCGGAAGGAAGAGAGATTTACCACTAGGCAGCCAGCAGAAACAGTATTTGCTAAGCTACATGAACTGGCTGAGCGGTTAAAGCTCAAAATTAAGAAGAAAGATAATGGGGTCTTGAAACTGGCTGCGCCAAAGGAAGGAATAAAGGGATTTCTTGAGCTCGATGCAGAGATTTTTGAGCTTGCTCCTTCTTTCCTTTTAGTTGAGTTGAAGAAGACCAATGGGGACACAATAGAGTATAAAAAGCTCGTGAAAGATGAAATAAGGCCTGCACTGAAGGATATGGTCTGGGCATGGCAAAGCGATCGGCACCAGCAGCAAGAGCAAATTATGCAAGGAGAGCAGCAGCAGTCACCTTTGCCACCAGGCCCACCACAGCAGTAG